The following coding sequences are from one Halobacteriovorax sp. JY17 window:
- a CDS encoding DnaA/Hda family protein — translation MANRHNSPRATLINKELVRNKTQDESQLDLLSYISNESLSISAPHNVRSIRSAKSPRVISQNRKYSLPINVDRSKLFKNFICGESNNRAFKILEAMTKQTSLEFPIIYICSLSGLGKSHLLYGAANALFEKTSKKICYFHGKEFIYNFDGEMEDISSIHTVFIDDLDEITYDLGLQDKFTRNFDLLKRSGVQIVMAGSVLPKHMKMTSPKFATRAGSALVEKINKIDRDLASKILDNLSYIHKYDLSPDVKDLLVDCFHYHVYGLESALLKLKSYSETFSSNVDIKIALKELKILGPVLDKTINSKKIIARVCEFYKVDIEDLFSKNRKKEVSFARHVCMYILKDRNGLSLSRIARLFNRDHTSVLYGVNKIMAEIQGNKSIRKDIHELV, via the coding sequence ATGGCAAACAGACACAATAGCCCTAGAGCAACATTGATTAATAAAGAGCTGGTAAGAAATAAGACTCAAGATGAGAGTCAACTAGACCTTCTTTCTTATATTTCTAATGAGTCGCTCTCAATTTCAGCTCCACATAATGTTAGAAGTATTCGCTCGGCCAAGAGTCCAAGGGTAATTTCTCAAAATAGAAAATACTCTCTACCTATAAATGTGGATAGAAGTAAGCTCTTTAAGAATTTCATTTGTGGAGAGTCTAATAATAGGGCGTTTAAGATTTTAGAGGCCATGACTAAGCAGACATCCTTAGAGTTTCCAATTATCTATATCTGCTCTTTAAGTGGGCTAGGTAAGAGCCACTTACTCTATGGGGCGGCGAACGCATTATTTGAAAAGACTTCTAAGAAAATTTGCTACTTTCATGGTAAGGAATTTATCTACAATTTTGATGGGGAAATGGAGGATATCTCTTCGATTCATACTGTCTTTATAGATGATCTAGATGAAATTACTTATGACCTTGGTTTACAAGATAAATTTACACGTAACTTTGATCTCTTAAAGAGAAGTGGTGTACAAATTGTGATGGCGGGATCTGTTCTTCCAAAACATATGAAAATGACCTCTCCTAAGTTTGCTACAAGAGCGGGTAGTGCTCTCGTTGAAAAAATTAATAAAATTGATAGAGATTTAGCTTCTAAAATTTTAGATAATCTCTCTTATATTCATAAGTATGATTTGAGTCCAGATGTAAAAGACCTATTAGTTGATTGCTTTCACTACCATGTTTACGGACTTGAGAGTGCATTATTGAAACTTAAGAGTTATAGCGAAACATTTAGCAGTAATGTTGATATTAAGATTGCTTTGAAAGAGCTTAAAATTCTTGGGCCAGTGTTAGATAAGACTATTAATTCTAAGAAAATAATTGCTCGTGTTTGTGAGTTCTATAAAGTTGATATTGAGGATCTCTTTTCAAAGAATAGAAAGAAAGAAGTCTCTTTTGCTCGTCACGTCTGTATGTATATTTTAAAAGACCGAAATGGTCTCTCCCTTTCTAGAATTGCGAGACTCTTTAACCGAGATCACACATCTGTTCTCTATGGTGTTAATAAGATCATGGCAGAGATTCAAGGTAATAAGAGTATTAGAAAAGACATTCACGAGTTAGTTTAA
- a CDS encoding AgmX/PglI C-terminal domain-containing protein codes for MLLSKTKDYSRLKLIGHNLEFTLTKKKLLVGSSEKCDIIIEDSSISAYHAILILNLEGGAKIIDLESNNGTFINSERVESGVAYPGDHIQFSNEIFNLDEIIDEIQRNDAIIEDEDMDIQTIQELEGQHPTPVLPPVPGLVIIDGEYCDIKFDEEDYTPIQKLSLMDNLDTDNFIEVDETKEFTPIARKNDAKAVQITVLSMGTALSIDYFPLKSGELRVSAHDRKKDTFQLPSFDSEENIPFLDISDSKILIKEIKDHKCSSLLTGEAIENNYHLKQDEIISYDHGTTQVLIQISDAPPHLRNTPFFGRDREFKKQTAKVFSVAMSLMLLLLFIDLPEQEEEKKVAVIYRPAVKAEEKNNSKTSSEVSKTEVDTGVKKEKQDDKKPQFAKKQDTQKPSKTKQASKPVKEQMKAAAKSKNVKSKRQMKSFKFKMNKSMASFFGSTGSNSAKVVKNSNSNAAALGNSAKSATTSDIKAANSNAASGLGQDFKGSFDSSSGSKGLANKSGIDTTYTDQKAVVLGSMDPELLRKILREYLPQFKHCYQQELEYRNEHAKGVMDLHFRINSQGKAQRMKIKTKGSKFSDKGTNCMTGVLQMIQFPKPKGGGVVDVKQPLNFLSEKSKI; via the coding sequence GTGTTGCTGTCAAAAACTAAAGACTACAGTCGACTAAAGTTAATCGGTCACAATCTTGAGTTCACTTTAACCAAGAAGAAGCTTCTTGTTGGTTCAAGTGAGAAATGTGACATCATCATTGAAGATAGTAGTATCTCTGCATACCACGCTATCTTAATTCTCAACCTTGAAGGTGGAGCAAAAATAATTGATCTTGAAAGTAATAATGGAACATTTATCAATTCAGAGAGAGTTGAAAGTGGTGTTGCCTATCCAGGTGACCATATTCAATTTTCTAATGAAATATTTAATTTAGATGAAATCATTGATGAAATTCAACGGAATGATGCGATCATTGAAGATGAGGATATGGATATTCAAACAATCCAGGAATTGGAGGGACAACACCCTACCCCGGTTTTACCTCCAGTTCCTGGCCTTGTTATTATTGATGGGGAATATTGTGATATTAAATTTGATGAAGAGGATTATACTCCTATTCAAAAACTCAGCCTCATGGATAATCTCGACACAGACAATTTCATTGAAGTCGATGAGACGAAAGAATTTACTCCTATAGCGAGAAAGAATGATGCTAAAGCTGTTCAAATTACAGTACTCTCTATGGGAACGGCCTTATCAATTGACTACTTTCCATTAAAGAGTGGGGAGCTCAGAGTTTCGGCCCATGATAGAAAGAAAGATACCTTCCAACTTCCAAGTTTTGATAGCGAAGAAAATATTCCTTTCCTAGATATTTCAGATAGTAAAATTCTTATTAAGGAAATCAAAGACCACAAATGCTCTTCTCTATTAACTGGAGAGGCCATTGAGAACAACTACCATTTAAAGCAAGATGAAATAATTTCTTACGATCATGGAACCACACAGGTTCTTATCCAAATTTCTGATGCCCCTCCACACCTTAGAAACACTCCTTTCTTTGGTAGAGATAGAGAATTTAAAAAGCAAACAGCAAAAGTCTTCTCAGTAGCTATGAGTTTAATGTTACTTCTTCTATTCATTGATCTTCCGGAGCAAGAAGAAGAGAAGAAAGTTGCCGTTATCTACAGACCTGCAGTAAAAGCAGAAGAAAAGAATAACTCTAAGACTTCAAGTGAAGTTAGTAAGACTGAAGTTGACACTGGAGTAAAGAAAGAAAAGCAAGACGACAAGAAGCCACAATTTGCGAAGAAGCAAGACACACAAAAACCAAGTAAGACAAAACAAGCATCAAAGCCAGTGAAAGAGCAAATGAAAGCGGCCGCTAAGTCAAAGAATGTTAAAAGCAAAAGACAGATGAAATCATTCAAATTCAAAATGAATAAATCAATGGCCTCATTCTTTGGAAGCACAGGTTCTAACTCGGCAAAGGTTGTTAAGAACTCAAATTCCAATGCTGCTGCTCTTGGAAACTCAGCAAAGAGTGCGACAACTTCTGATATAAAAGCGGCCAACAGTAATGCCGCTTCAGGACTTGGACAAGACTTTAAAGGAAGCTTTGATTCCTCATCAGGTTCAAAAGGACTTGCTAATAAGTCAGGAATTGACACCACTTATACTGATCAAAAAGCTGTTGTTCTTGGTTCAATGGACCCAGAGCTTTTAAGAAAAATTCTAAGAGAGTACCTTCCACAATTTAAGCACTGCTACCAACAAGAGCTTGAGTATAGAAACGAGCATGCCAAAGGTGTTATGGACCTACACTTTAGAATTAACTCTCAAGGTAAAGCACAGAGAATGAAGATCAAGACAAAGGGATCAAAATTCTCTGACAAAGGTACAAACTGTATGACAGGAGTACTTCAAATGATTCAATTTCCAAAGCCTAAAGGTGGCGGAGTTGTAGATGTTAAGCAACCTCTTAACTTCCTTTCAGAAAAATCTAAAATTTAA
- a CDS encoding tetratricopeptide repeat protein, whose amino-acid sequence MKVAILLTIFLAVSCGSHKINSHLQSKNDAFSEESFMRFGNTRLSKISEENFLNKSLSKCYNGDFKSSLQDLQSNINKYREDKKYWLFIGICYQLYGNQLKANYFYDYALSGENLIQASIYNNKALVALKSSNFEDAHTLLEKSIKLSPNSKVPKYNLAQVYIKFNHLEKARTLIHPLVTSNPNDIDLILSMMTIEIAEGNFTKAYSWAKRFNDENLKREDISLYVALLYYELKRYEEAKAIIGGQRATIIEEIKSATNALSNKINIELERIKEEKDSKDANVKKGVKRVAVKN is encoded by the coding sequence ATGAAAGTGGCGATTCTACTTACGATATTCTTAGCTGTTAGTTGTGGTTCACACAAGATTAATAGCCATCTTCAATCTAAGAATGATGCTTTCTCTGAAGAATCTTTTATGAGGTTTGGTAATACTCGCTTAAGTAAAATAAGTGAAGAGAACTTCTTAAATAAGTCTCTTTCAAAGTGTTATAATGGAGATTTCAAAAGCTCTCTACAAGACCTGCAGAGTAATATTAATAAGTATAGAGAGGATAAGAAGTATTGGCTCTTCATTGGTATTTGTTACCAGCTCTATGGCAACCAGTTAAAAGCAAATTACTTCTACGACTATGCTCTTTCGGGAGAGAACTTAATACAAGCTTCTATTTATAATAACAAAGCTCTTGTTGCTCTTAAATCGAGTAACTTTGAAGATGCTCACACACTCTTAGAGAAGTCGATTAAACTCTCTCCAAACTCTAAAGTGCCAAAATACAACTTGGCCCAAGTCTATATAAAATTTAATCATCTTGAAAAAGCAAGAACTCTTATTCACCCTCTTGTAACAAGTAACCCAAACGATATAGACCTCATCCTTTCAATGATGACAATTGAAATTGCAGAGGGAAATTTCACTAAAGCTTACTCGTGGGCAAAGAGATTTAACGATGAGAACTTAAAGAGAGAAGATATTTCTCTCTACGTTGCTCTACTCTACTATGAGCTAAAAAGGTACGAAGAGGCGAAAGCGATCATTGGTGGACAAAGGGCCACTATTATTGAAGAAATTAAATCTGCTACAAATGCACTTTCAAATAAAATAAATATTGAGTTAGAAAGAATTAAGGAAGAGAAGGACAGCAAGGATGCAAATGTCAAAAAAGGGGTAAAACGTGTTGCTGTCAAAAACTAA
- a CDS encoding biopolymer transporter ExbD codes for MTTKKKRRSVILKKKKELDIDITSLLDILVILLVFLLKSYNPSDLKLDLTKNLELPDSISTLHGNQSVTIQVNKNRAVFINNKEIGKISKSSSNISFLEKKLKELKDQGDKELKEFKSRNLSSVEQDLIKSKEKSNKQINIVLDQTLSYADMQKVMHASATAGFPKFKFIVKGGN; via the coding sequence ATGACTACAAAGAAGAAAAGAAGATCTGTAATTTTAAAGAAGAAGAAAGAGTTAGATATAGATATCACTTCTCTACTTGATATCTTAGTTATTCTTCTCGTTTTCTTACTTAAGAGCTATAACCCGTCAGATCTTAAGCTTGATTTAACAAAGAACCTAGAGCTTCCAGATTCAATTTCCACTCTTCATGGTAATCAATCTGTGACAATTCAAGTCAATAAGAACAGGGCCGTTTTCATCAATAATAAAGAAATCGGTAAAATATCAAAATCTAGCTCAAATATTTCTTTCTTAGAGAAGAAGTTAAAAGAATTAAAAGATCAGGGAGATAAAGAGTTAAAAGAATTTAAGTCTAGAAACCTCTCTTCGGTTGAGCAAGACCTAATAAAGAGTAAGGAAAAGTCAAATAAGCAGATAAATATTGTCCTAGATCAAACTCTCTCATATGCAGATATGCAAAAAGTTATGCATGCAAGTGCAACAGCAGGATTTCCAAAGTTTAAATTTATTGTAAAGGGTGGAAATTAA
- a CDS encoding biopolymer transporter ExbD, which translates to MRTRKEKKEIPKLNLIPILDAVFIFIFFLLMSAQFVEIYEIGSDAPAIATIDTEKSDEKPLNLTLKITSSTIEVKTGVEGSVQSTITKLGEDFDLGKLKKILINIKLANIDERSIIISPNKNVNYKEIVKIMDSVTGVGKEVPELSAKSKKGKIVRTKTLFDQIIFETVI; encoded by the coding sequence ATGAGAACAAGAAAAGAAAAGAAAGAAATACCAAAACTAAACCTTATTCCAATCTTGGATGCGGTATTCATATTTATCTTCTTTTTACTAATGAGTGCTCAATTTGTTGAGATCTATGAAATAGGAAGTGACGCTCCTGCCATTGCAACAATTGACACAGAAAAGAGTGATGAAAAGCCCCTCAATTTAACACTTAAAATTACTAGTTCAACTATTGAAGTAAAAACAGGTGTTGAAGGCTCGGTTCAATCAACAATTACAAAGCTTGGTGAAGATTTTGATCTTGGAAAACTAAAGAAAATACTCATCAATATTAAGTTAGCAAATATTGATGAGAGATCAATTATCATAAGTCCAAATAAGAACGTAAATTACAAAGAAATTGTAAAAATCATGGATTCAGTAACAGGTGTTGGAAAAGAAGTTCCAGAGCTTTCGGCGAAATCAAAGAAAGGAAAAATTGTAAGAACGAAGACTTTATTCGATCAAATCATTTTTGAAACTGTAATCTAG
- a CDS encoding MotA/TolQ/ExbB proton channel family protein, with amino-acid sequence MENQVAQAVTDQSFLQTLAIFMDEGGIFMWIILATWTFGIAISLERIKSLFSYDIDGNSLMNMIKKHVLNNDVEKAIQSCSNSKAILPMVLKSGLKRANQDKDQIQDAVDSTILEVTPKVDKRMSYLGLVANVSTLIGLLGTIYGLIESFAAVANADPSSKAKLLALGISKAMNTTAFGLISAISIMVIHNILSNKSEKIIAEIEEYSLKLVDLLGTKKRKMPPVPKSTSEAA; translated from the coding sequence ATGGAAAATCAAGTGGCTCAGGCCGTAACAGACCAATCATTCTTACAAACCTTAGCAATCTTTATGGATGAGGGTGGGATTTTCATGTGGATTATTCTCGCCACATGGACTTTTGGAATCGCCATCTCATTAGAGAGAATCAAGTCTCTCTTTAGTTATGACATCGATGGCAACTCTCTTATGAATATGATTAAGAAGCACGTTTTAAATAACGATGTGGAAAAAGCTATCCAGAGTTGCTCAAACTCAAAAGCGATATTACCAATGGTTTTAAAGTCAGGATTAAAGAGAGCAAATCAAGATAAGGATCAAATACAAGATGCTGTTGACTCTACAATTTTGGAAGTTACACCTAAAGTTGATAAGAGAATGAGCTACCTTGGTCTTGTTGCAAACGTATCAACACTAATAGGACTTCTAGGAACTATCTACGGTTTGATTGAGTCATTTGCTGCTGTTGCCAATGCCGACCCATCATCAAAAGCGAAACTCCTCGCACTTGGTATTTCTAAGGCCATGAATACCACCGCCTTTGGATTAATCTCTGCGATTAGTATTATGGTTATTCACAATATTCTCTCTAATAAGAGTGAGAAGATCATCGCTGAAATTGAAGAGTACTCTCTTAAATTAGTTGATTTACTGGGGACAAAGAAGAGAAAAATGCCACCAGTACCAAAGAGTACATCTGAAGCAGCTTAA
- a CDS encoding outer membrane beta-barrel domain-containing protein, translated as MYSSRGRTLLYTMMALSMGASSLKAMADESDLYKFLWLDPDKKVYVLQNKLYKKSKTIYAQLGYVSNLSGEYQDTTGINFRSGYYLNEEWAIEGFYNSYSNKNNDAYDNLQRINQSVPFIRRLTSSYGLMGIWSPFYGKINTFNKIIYFDWSFGLGVAKIDTESNKDTVSDPNLSSTFQAESYTGAVAKTGLRIHASKRWFIGIDLQRSMYKAPGPVINGEASTTKLRGTTDAILSVGFSF; from the coding sequence ATGTATTCTTCTAGGGGTAGGACTTTACTATATACAATGATGGCGCTTTCTATGGGAGCGTCATCTCTTAAGGCCATGGCTGACGAGAGCGATCTCTATAAATTCCTTTGGCTTGATCCCGATAAAAAAGTCTATGTATTACAGAATAAGCTTTATAAGAAAAGTAAGACTATCTATGCTCAACTTGGATATGTTTCAAATCTTAGTGGTGAATATCAGGATACAACTGGTATCAACTTCAGATCTGGTTACTATCTTAATGAAGAGTGGGCCATTGAAGGTTTCTACAATAGCTACTCTAATAAGAATAATGATGCTTATGATAACTTACAAAGAATTAATCAAAGTGTTCCATTCATAAGAAGATTAACTTCTTCATATGGATTGATGGGTATCTGGTCTCCATTCTATGGAAAGATCAATACATTTAACAAAATCATTTACTTCGACTGGAGCTTTGGTTTAGGTGTAGCAAAAATTGATACAGAATCAAATAAAGATACAGTATCTGATCCTAATCTATCTTCTACGTTTCAAGCTGAATCTTACACTGGTGCAGTAGCAAAGACAGGACTTAGAATTCATGCTTCTAAGAGATGGTTTATTGGAATTGATCTTCAAAGATCAATGTATAAAGCCCCAGGTCCAGTTATAAATGGAGAAGCCTCGACTACGAAATTAAGAGGAACAACAGACGCAATACTCTCGGTTGGTTTTAGCTTCTAA